A genomic region of Melanotaenia boesemani isolate fMelBoe1 chromosome 21, fMelBoe1.pri, whole genome shotgun sequence contains the following coding sequences:
- the slc38a10 gene encoding putative sodium-coupled neutral amino acid transporter 10 isoform X1 translates to MTSSNWGLIMNVVNSIVGVSVLTMPFCFKQCGIVLGTLLLFFCSWMTHKSCLFLVHTASNTKRRTYAGLAFHAYGKPGKTLVETSMIGLMLGTCIAFYVVIADLGSNFFAQLLGLQVTGSFRVLLLIAVSLFIVLPLSLQRNMMSSLQSFSAMALIFYTLFMFTIVLSSLRYGIISGSWVERVHLWRFKGIIQCLPIIATTFCCHPQVLPTYDSLDEPSVKRMSTIFTSALNVVTIFYITVGFFGYVSFTENIAGNVLMNFPSNLVTEMIRVGFMMSVAVGFPMMILPCRQAINTLLFEQQQKDGTFAAGGYMPPLRFKMITLCIVFGTMLGGILIPNVETILGLTGATMGSLICFICPALIYRKIQKNEIISQLVLFVGLGILLISTFTTLSISASGPSYKVQVAPPPPAPGRNNPMLQDLGELHDKSPVKNPAEIQKPNLPPVVANQAEPPQIKVPVEIPERKKEEVVQLDRPDAGVAVPEGEAHRHEPPVPHDEVKVDSRKNKAELENDKKQAILPAGGVQEKPKIAEEQGPAPNVDARKDDKGDEKHAEVAVRKEEVDQGGKGLSNEVLEKPVAEEGQKQDEALLKDKDKLNPVKDHLAGNAAVVANQAVVAQIDNVGKPKDAAGKAPLPEGERHPVAVDVPAADSKDAADEKMDVIKKLVAEGQLDHAVLLQVIKEQQEQQKRLLDQQEKLLAVIEEQHKEIHQKQPAGAAADGDMEKGNLQAHLDVVEGGAAKLKESGLASDQKVAEAGVQQPGGGEAPAVAQNQAPAGDSGAHVRADKVAVAAAYKEDDKAAPVRDSHQQSELGARGVPLGKQGSDDHQLMVQNDQAANLKDDKKSLDREKKTLENLQKERLEHEIKAKLEKEELEKIIKERMAKEKELEKERLEKEMIEKEVQARLEKEQLEKDRQEKLAIQQQLEERAEKERIEKEVQARVEKERLEREAREKLVREQVLEEKLAQEKAAQEKVQQEPQKAESEVVEKVKKEQQAEEAQERLAQQQQVIEAKSAEKAAHGGEEAAGESLKKGGRDLKVNAAAQADSREEVVDVSIKALPRLQGSHEKVRDQGDPDLKRRRRALGPRAAPAPLEDSEMSRGVPGLEPLLELGGSDLHAALEQQLLAGAMVHSRQIKQASEDDGAK, encoded by the exons ATGACATCGTCCAATTGGGGCCTAATCATGAACGTGGTGAACAGCATCGTTGGAGTCAGTGTGCTCACCATGCCTTTCTGCTTCAAACAG TGTGGTATTGTCCTGGGAactctgttgctgtttttctgttcgTGGATGACCCACAAGTCTTGCTTGTTCCTGGTCCACACAGCCAGCAACACCAAACGAAGGACCTATGCTGGACTCG CCTTTCATGCTTACGGGAAACCAGGAAAAACACTGGTTGAGACAAG CATGATTGGTTTGATGTTGGGGACCTGTATTGCCTTCTATGTTGTCATTGCTGATTTGGGCTCAAACTTCTTTGCACAGCTGTTGGGTTTACAG GTGACAGGCAGTTTTCGTGTGCTGTTGCTGATCGCCGTGTCTCTGTTCATCGTACTCCCTCTAAGCCTGCAGAGGAACATGATGTCTTCTCTCCAGTCTTTCTCAGCCATGGCTCTCATCTTCTACACCCTCTTCATGTTCACA ATAGTGTTGTCATCTCTGCGCTACGGCATAATCTCAGGCTCCTGGGTAGAGCGGGTTCACCTGTGGCGCTTCAAAGGCATCATTCAGTGCCTGCCCATTATCGCCACAACCTTCTGCTGTCACCC GCAGGTGCTGCCGACTTACGACAGCCTCGATGAGCCGTCAGTGAAACGCATGAGCACCATCTTCACCTCAGCTCTCAATGTGGTCACCATCTTCTATATCACT GTGGGCTTCTTTGGCTATGTCAGCTTCACAGAAAACATTGCAGGCAACGTGCTAATGAACTTTCCATCCAACCTGGTGACAGAAATGATCCGAGTGGGCTTTATGATGTCTGTGGCTGTCGGTTTTCCTATGATGATTTTGCCCTGCCGCCAGGCTATCAACACCTTGCTTTTTGAGCAACAG CAGAAAGATGGGACATTTGCTGCTGGAGGTTACATGCCTCCTCTGCGCTTCAAGATGATCACCCTCTGCATTGTTTTTGGCACCATGCTGGGAGGCATTCTCATCCCCAATG TGGAGACTATCTTGGGTCTGACTGGAGCCACCATGGGCAGCCTCATATGCTTCATATGCCCTGCTCTCATATATAGAAAGATCCAGAAGAATGAGATCATCTCTCAG CTGGTGCTTTTTGTTGGCCTGGGAATCCTGCTGATCAGCACCTTTACCACCCTCTCAATCTCGGCCAGTGGCCCCAGCTACAAGGTCCAAGTTGCTCCTCCTCCCCCAGCACCAGGCAGAAACAACCCGATGCTACAAGACCTCGGTGAACTGCATG ACAAATCCCCAGTCAAGAACCCAGCGGAGATACAAAAGCCAAATCTTCCCCCTGTGGTGGCAAACCAGGCTGAGCCACCCCAGATCAAAGTACCGGTTGAAATACCTGAAAGGAAGAAGGAGGAAGTGGTGCAGTTGGACCGTCCTGACGCCG GTGTTGCAGTGCCAGAGGGAGAAGCCCATCGCCATGAACCTCCTGTACCTCACGATGAAGTCAAAGTAGACTCAAGAAAGAACAAGGCAGAGCTGGAGAATGACAAGAAGCAGGCCATCCTTCCTGCAGGAGGTGTCCAAGAAAAGCCCAAAATAGCTGAGGAGCAAGGTCCCGCTCCAAATGTAGATGCTCGAAAAGATGACAAGGGGGATGAGAAACATGCAGAAGTTGCTGTGAGGAAGGAGGAAGTGGACCAGGGTGGAAAGGGCTTGTCAAATGAGGTGCTAGAGAAGCCTGTTGCAGAAGAAGGCCAAAAGCAGGATGAAGCTCTACTGAAGGACAAGGACAAGCTCAATCCTGTTAAGGATCATCTTGCAGGGAATGCAGCAGTAGTGGCCAATCAAGCTGTGGTTGCACAAATTGATAACGTGGGCAAACCTAAGGATGCTGCAGGGAAAG ctccacttcCTGAAGGAGAGCGTCATCCCGTGGCAGTCGACGTTCCAGCTGCAGACAGCAAAGATGCAGCCGATGAGAAGATGGACG TGATAAAAAAGCTGGTTGCAG AGGGCCAGCTTGACCATGCTGTGCTGCTGCAGGTGATCAAAGAGCAACAAGAGCAACAGAAGAGACTTCTTGACCAGCAGGAAAAATTATTGGCCGTCATAGAAGAACAACACAAGGAAATCCACCAGAAACAACCTGCTG gagctgctgctgatggtgataTGGAGAAAGGAAACCTCCAGGCACATTTGGACGTGGTGGAAGGTGGAGCAGCAAAACTCAAGGAGTCTGGCCTGGCATCAGACCAGAAGGTAGCAGAAGCTGGAGTTCAACAGCCTGGAGGAGGTGAGGCTCCTGCTGTCGCCCAAAATCAGGCACCAGCTGGTGATAGTGGTGCCCATGTGAGAGCTGATAAAGTAGCTGTTGCAGCAGCTTACAAGGAGGATGACAAAGCTGCACCTGTAAGAGACTCCCATCAGCAAAGTGAGCTGGGCGCGAGGGGTGTGCCACTAGGAAAGCAAGGATCTGATGACCATCAGCTTATGGTTCAAAATGATCAGGCAGCAAACCtgaaagatgataaaaaaagcCTTGATAGAGAAAAGAAGACATTGGAAAATCTTCAAAAAGAAAGACTGGAGCATGAAATTAAGGCAAAACTGGAGAAGGAAGAGCTTGAGAAGATTATAAAAGAAAGAATGGCTAAAGAAAAGGAGTTGGAGAAGGAAAGACTTGAGAAAGAAATGATAGAGAAAGAAGTGCAGGCAAGACTGGAAAAAGAGCAGCTGGAAAAGGATAGACAGGAGAAGCTCGCAATACAACAGCAATTAGAGGAGAGAGCTGAGAAGGAAAGGATAGAAAAAGAAGTTCAAGCGAGGGTGGAAAAAGAACGACTGGAAAGAGAAGCAAGAGAGAAGCTGGTCAGAGAACAAGTGCTAGAGGAGAAACTTGCACAGGAGAAAGCTGCTCAGGAGAAAGTCCAGCAGGAGCCACAGAAAGCAGAAAGTGAAGTAGTTGAGAAGGTGAAGAAAGAGCAGCAGGCGGAGGAAGCCCAGGAGAGGCTTGCCCAGCAGCAGCAAGTCATAGAAGCCAAATCTGCTGAAAAAGCTGCACATGGGGGTGAGGAAGCAGCTGGTGAGTCTTTGAAGAAAGGAGGTAGGGACCTCAAAGTAAACGCTGCGGCTCAGGCAGACTCCAGAGAAGAGGTCGTAGACGTTTCCATCAAAGCCTTGCCTCGCCTGCAGGGCTCCCATGAGAAGGTGAGGGACCAGGGAGACCCGGATTTAAAGCGGAGGCGTAGAGCGCTGGGACCCAGAGCAGCTCCAGCTCCCCTGGAGGACTCAGAGATGTCCAGGGGGGTTCCTGGGCTGGAGCCCCTACTGGAACTGGGGGGCTCGGACTTGCATGCCGCCTTGGAGCAGCAGTTGCTGGCTGGGGCAATGGTGCACTCACGGCAGATTAAACAGGCCTCAGAGGATGATGGAGCGAAATAA
- the slc38a10 gene encoding putative sodium-coupled neutral amino acid transporter 10 isoform X2, giving the protein MTSSNWGLIMNVVNSIVGVSVLTMPFCFKQCGIVLGTLLLFFCSWMTHKSCLFLVHTASNTKRRTYAGLAFHAYGKPGKTLVETSMIGLMLGTCIAFYVVIADLGSNFFAQLLGLQVTGSFRVLLLIAVSLFIVLPLSLQRNMMSSLQSFSAMALIFYTLFMFTMVLSSFKHGLLSAWWLGQVNVVRWEGVFRCLPICGMAFACQSQVLPTYDSLDEPSVKRMSTIFTSALNVVTIFYITVGFFGYVSFTENIAGNVLMNFPSNLVTEMIRVGFMMSVAVGFPMMILPCRQAINTLLFEQQQKDGTFAAGGYMPPLRFKMITLCIVFGTMLGGILIPNVETILGLTGATMGSLICFICPALIYRKIQKNEIISQLVLFVGLGILLISTFTTLSISASGPSYKVQVAPPPPAPGRNNPMLQDLGELHDKSPVKNPAEIQKPNLPPVVANQAEPPQIKVPVEIPERKKEEVVQLDRPDAGVAVPEGEAHRHEPPVPHDEVKVDSRKNKAELENDKKQAILPAGGVQEKPKIAEEQGPAPNVDARKDDKGDEKHAEVAVRKEEVDQGGKGLSNEVLEKPVAEEGQKQDEALLKDKDKLNPVKDHLAGNAAVVANQAVVAQIDNVGKPKDAAGKAPLPEGERHPVAVDVPAADSKDAADEKMDVIKKLVAEGQLDHAVLLQVIKEQQEQQKRLLDQQEKLLAVIEEQHKEIHQKQPAGAAADGDMEKGNLQAHLDVVEGGAAKLKESGLASDQKVAEAGVQQPGGGEAPAVAQNQAPAGDSGAHVRADKVAVAAAYKEDDKAAPVRDSHQQSELGARGVPLGKQGSDDHQLMVQNDQAANLKDDKKSLDREKKTLENLQKERLEHEIKAKLEKEELEKIIKERMAKEKELEKERLEKEMIEKEVQARLEKEQLEKDRQEKLAIQQQLEERAEKERIEKEVQARVEKERLEREAREKLVREQVLEEKLAQEKAAQEKVQQEPQKAESEVVEKVKKEQQAEEAQERLAQQQQVIEAKSAEKAAHGGEEAAGESLKKGGRDLKVNAAAQADSREEVVDVSIKALPRLQGSHEKVRDQGDPDLKRRRRALGPRAAPAPLEDSEMSRGVPGLEPLLELGGSDLHAALEQQLLAGAMVHSRQIKQASEDDGAK; this is encoded by the exons ATGACATCGTCCAATTGGGGCCTAATCATGAACGTGGTGAACAGCATCGTTGGAGTCAGTGTGCTCACCATGCCTTTCTGCTTCAAACAG TGTGGTATTGTCCTGGGAactctgttgctgtttttctgttcgTGGATGACCCACAAGTCTTGCTTGTTCCTGGTCCACACAGCCAGCAACACCAAACGAAGGACCTATGCTGGACTCG CCTTTCATGCTTACGGGAAACCAGGAAAAACACTGGTTGAGACAAG CATGATTGGTTTGATGTTGGGGACCTGTATTGCCTTCTATGTTGTCATTGCTGATTTGGGCTCAAACTTCTTTGCACAGCTGTTGGGTTTACAG GTGACAGGCAGTTTTCGTGTGCTGTTGCTGATCGCCGTGTCTCTGTTCATCGTACTCCCTCTAAGCCTGCAGAGGAACATGATGTCTTCTCTCCAGTCTTTCTCAGCCATGGCTCTCATCTTCTACACCCTCTTCATGTTCACA ATGGTGCTGTCCTCGTTCAAACATGGTCTGCTCAGCGCCTGGTGGCTAGGGCAGGTCAATGTGGTGCGCTGGGAGGGTGTGTTTCGCTGTCTCCCCATCTGTGGGATGGCCTTCGCCTGTCAGTC GCAGGTGCTGCCGACTTACGACAGCCTCGATGAGCCGTCAGTGAAACGCATGAGCACCATCTTCACCTCAGCTCTCAATGTGGTCACCATCTTCTATATCACT GTGGGCTTCTTTGGCTATGTCAGCTTCACAGAAAACATTGCAGGCAACGTGCTAATGAACTTTCCATCCAACCTGGTGACAGAAATGATCCGAGTGGGCTTTATGATGTCTGTGGCTGTCGGTTTTCCTATGATGATTTTGCCCTGCCGCCAGGCTATCAACACCTTGCTTTTTGAGCAACAG CAGAAAGATGGGACATTTGCTGCTGGAGGTTACATGCCTCCTCTGCGCTTCAAGATGATCACCCTCTGCATTGTTTTTGGCACCATGCTGGGAGGCATTCTCATCCCCAATG TGGAGACTATCTTGGGTCTGACTGGAGCCACCATGGGCAGCCTCATATGCTTCATATGCCCTGCTCTCATATATAGAAAGATCCAGAAGAATGAGATCATCTCTCAG CTGGTGCTTTTTGTTGGCCTGGGAATCCTGCTGATCAGCACCTTTACCACCCTCTCAATCTCGGCCAGTGGCCCCAGCTACAAGGTCCAAGTTGCTCCTCCTCCCCCAGCACCAGGCAGAAACAACCCGATGCTACAAGACCTCGGTGAACTGCATG ACAAATCCCCAGTCAAGAACCCAGCGGAGATACAAAAGCCAAATCTTCCCCCTGTGGTGGCAAACCAGGCTGAGCCACCCCAGATCAAAGTACCGGTTGAAATACCTGAAAGGAAGAAGGAGGAAGTGGTGCAGTTGGACCGTCCTGACGCCG GTGTTGCAGTGCCAGAGGGAGAAGCCCATCGCCATGAACCTCCTGTACCTCACGATGAAGTCAAAGTAGACTCAAGAAAGAACAAGGCAGAGCTGGAGAATGACAAGAAGCAGGCCATCCTTCCTGCAGGAGGTGTCCAAGAAAAGCCCAAAATAGCTGAGGAGCAAGGTCCCGCTCCAAATGTAGATGCTCGAAAAGATGACAAGGGGGATGAGAAACATGCAGAAGTTGCTGTGAGGAAGGAGGAAGTGGACCAGGGTGGAAAGGGCTTGTCAAATGAGGTGCTAGAGAAGCCTGTTGCAGAAGAAGGCCAAAAGCAGGATGAAGCTCTACTGAAGGACAAGGACAAGCTCAATCCTGTTAAGGATCATCTTGCAGGGAATGCAGCAGTAGTGGCCAATCAAGCTGTGGTTGCACAAATTGATAACGTGGGCAAACCTAAGGATGCTGCAGGGAAAG ctccacttcCTGAAGGAGAGCGTCATCCCGTGGCAGTCGACGTTCCAGCTGCAGACAGCAAAGATGCAGCCGATGAGAAGATGGACG TGATAAAAAAGCTGGTTGCAG AGGGCCAGCTTGACCATGCTGTGCTGCTGCAGGTGATCAAAGAGCAACAAGAGCAACAGAAGAGACTTCTTGACCAGCAGGAAAAATTATTGGCCGTCATAGAAGAACAACACAAGGAAATCCACCAGAAACAACCTGCTG gagctgctgctgatggtgataTGGAGAAAGGAAACCTCCAGGCACATTTGGACGTGGTGGAAGGTGGAGCAGCAAAACTCAAGGAGTCTGGCCTGGCATCAGACCAGAAGGTAGCAGAAGCTGGAGTTCAACAGCCTGGAGGAGGTGAGGCTCCTGCTGTCGCCCAAAATCAGGCACCAGCTGGTGATAGTGGTGCCCATGTGAGAGCTGATAAAGTAGCTGTTGCAGCAGCTTACAAGGAGGATGACAAAGCTGCACCTGTAAGAGACTCCCATCAGCAAAGTGAGCTGGGCGCGAGGGGTGTGCCACTAGGAAAGCAAGGATCTGATGACCATCAGCTTATGGTTCAAAATGATCAGGCAGCAAACCtgaaagatgataaaaaaagcCTTGATAGAGAAAAGAAGACATTGGAAAATCTTCAAAAAGAAAGACTGGAGCATGAAATTAAGGCAAAACTGGAGAAGGAAGAGCTTGAGAAGATTATAAAAGAAAGAATGGCTAAAGAAAAGGAGTTGGAGAAGGAAAGACTTGAGAAAGAAATGATAGAGAAAGAAGTGCAGGCAAGACTGGAAAAAGAGCAGCTGGAAAAGGATAGACAGGAGAAGCTCGCAATACAACAGCAATTAGAGGAGAGAGCTGAGAAGGAAAGGATAGAAAAAGAAGTTCAAGCGAGGGTGGAAAAAGAACGACTGGAAAGAGAAGCAAGAGAGAAGCTGGTCAGAGAACAAGTGCTAGAGGAGAAACTTGCACAGGAGAAAGCTGCTCAGGAGAAAGTCCAGCAGGAGCCACAGAAAGCAGAAAGTGAAGTAGTTGAGAAGGTGAAGAAAGAGCAGCAGGCGGAGGAAGCCCAGGAGAGGCTTGCCCAGCAGCAGCAAGTCATAGAAGCCAAATCTGCTGAAAAAGCTGCACATGGGGGTGAGGAAGCAGCTGGTGAGTCTTTGAAGAAAGGAGGTAGGGACCTCAAAGTAAACGCTGCGGCTCAGGCAGACTCCAGAGAAGAGGTCGTAGACGTTTCCATCAAAGCCTTGCCTCGCCTGCAGGGCTCCCATGAGAAGGTGAGGGACCAGGGAGACCCGGATTTAAAGCGGAGGCGTAGAGCGCTGGGACCCAGAGCAGCTCCAGCTCCCCTGGAGGACTCAGAGATGTCCAGGGGGGTTCCTGGGCTGGAGCCCCTACTGGAACTGGGGGGCTCGGACTTGCATGCCGCCTTGGAGCAGCAGTTGCTGGCTGGGGCAATGGTGCACTCACGGCAGATTAAACAGGCCTCAGAGGATGATGGAGCGAAATAA
- the slc38a10 gene encoding putative sodium-coupled neutral amino acid transporter 10 isoform X3, producing the protein MTSSNWGLIMNVVNSIVGVSVLTMPFCFKQCGIVLGTLLLFFCSWMTHKSCLFLVHTASNTKRRTYAGLAFHAYGKPGKTLVETSMIGLMLGTCIAFYVVIADLGSNFFAQLLGLQVTGSFRVLLLIAVSLFIVLPLSLQRNMMSSLQSFSAMALIFYTLFMFTIVLSSLRYGIISGSWVERVHLWRFKGIIQCLPIIATTFCCHPQVLPTYDSLDEPSVKRMSTIFTSALNVVTIFYITVGFFGYVSFTENIAGNVLMNFPSNLVTEMIRVGFMMSVAVGFPMMILPCRQAINTLLFEQQQKDGTFAAGGYMPPLRFKMITLCIVFGTMLGGILIPNVETILGLTGATMGSLICFICPALIYRKIQKNEIISQLVLFVGLGILLISTFTTLSISASGPSYKVQVAPPPPAPGRNNPMLQDLGELHDKSPVKNPAEIQKPNLPPVVANQAEPPQIKVPVEIPERKKEEVVQLDRPDAGVAVPEGEAHRHEPPVPHDEVKVDSRKNKAELENDKKQAILPAGGVQEKPKIAEEQGPAPNVDARKDDKGDEKHAEVAVRKEEVDQGGKGLSNEVLEKPVAEEGQKQDEALLKDKDKLNPVKDHLAGNAAVVANQAVVAQIDNVGKPKDAAGKAPLPEGERHPVAVDVPAADSKDAADEKMDEGQLDHAVLLQVIKEQQEQQKRLLDQQEKLLAVIEEQHKEIHQKQPAGAAADGDMEKGNLQAHLDVVEGGAAKLKESGLASDQKVAEAGVQQPGGGEAPAVAQNQAPAGDSGAHVRADKVAVAAAYKEDDKAAPVRDSHQQSELGARGVPLGKQGSDDHQLMVQNDQAANLKDDKKSLDREKKTLENLQKERLEHEIKAKLEKEELEKIIKERMAKEKELEKERLEKEMIEKEVQARLEKEQLEKDRQEKLAIQQQLEERAEKERIEKEVQARVEKERLEREAREKLVREQVLEEKLAQEKAAQEKVQQEPQKAESEVVEKVKKEQQAEEAQERLAQQQQVIEAKSAEKAAHGGEEAAGESLKKGGRDLKVNAAAQADSREEVVDVSIKALPRLQGSHEKVRDQGDPDLKRRRRALGPRAAPAPLEDSEMSRGVPGLEPLLELGGSDLHAALEQQLLAGAMVHSRQIKQASEDDGAK; encoded by the exons ATGACATCGTCCAATTGGGGCCTAATCATGAACGTGGTGAACAGCATCGTTGGAGTCAGTGTGCTCACCATGCCTTTCTGCTTCAAACAG TGTGGTATTGTCCTGGGAactctgttgctgtttttctgttcgTGGATGACCCACAAGTCTTGCTTGTTCCTGGTCCACACAGCCAGCAACACCAAACGAAGGACCTATGCTGGACTCG CCTTTCATGCTTACGGGAAACCAGGAAAAACACTGGTTGAGACAAG CATGATTGGTTTGATGTTGGGGACCTGTATTGCCTTCTATGTTGTCATTGCTGATTTGGGCTCAAACTTCTTTGCACAGCTGTTGGGTTTACAG GTGACAGGCAGTTTTCGTGTGCTGTTGCTGATCGCCGTGTCTCTGTTCATCGTACTCCCTCTAAGCCTGCAGAGGAACATGATGTCTTCTCTCCAGTCTTTCTCAGCCATGGCTCTCATCTTCTACACCCTCTTCATGTTCACA ATAGTGTTGTCATCTCTGCGCTACGGCATAATCTCAGGCTCCTGGGTAGAGCGGGTTCACCTGTGGCGCTTCAAAGGCATCATTCAGTGCCTGCCCATTATCGCCACAACCTTCTGCTGTCACCC GCAGGTGCTGCCGACTTACGACAGCCTCGATGAGCCGTCAGTGAAACGCATGAGCACCATCTTCACCTCAGCTCTCAATGTGGTCACCATCTTCTATATCACT GTGGGCTTCTTTGGCTATGTCAGCTTCACAGAAAACATTGCAGGCAACGTGCTAATGAACTTTCCATCCAACCTGGTGACAGAAATGATCCGAGTGGGCTTTATGATGTCTGTGGCTGTCGGTTTTCCTATGATGATTTTGCCCTGCCGCCAGGCTATCAACACCTTGCTTTTTGAGCAACAG CAGAAAGATGGGACATTTGCTGCTGGAGGTTACATGCCTCCTCTGCGCTTCAAGATGATCACCCTCTGCATTGTTTTTGGCACCATGCTGGGAGGCATTCTCATCCCCAATG TGGAGACTATCTTGGGTCTGACTGGAGCCACCATGGGCAGCCTCATATGCTTCATATGCCCTGCTCTCATATATAGAAAGATCCAGAAGAATGAGATCATCTCTCAG CTGGTGCTTTTTGTTGGCCTGGGAATCCTGCTGATCAGCACCTTTACCACCCTCTCAATCTCGGCCAGTGGCCCCAGCTACAAGGTCCAAGTTGCTCCTCCTCCCCCAGCACCAGGCAGAAACAACCCGATGCTACAAGACCTCGGTGAACTGCATG ACAAATCCCCAGTCAAGAACCCAGCGGAGATACAAAAGCCAAATCTTCCCCCTGTGGTGGCAAACCAGGCTGAGCCACCCCAGATCAAAGTACCGGTTGAAATACCTGAAAGGAAGAAGGAGGAAGTGGTGCAGTTGGACCGTCCTGACGCCG GTGTTGCAGTGCCAGAGGGAGAAGCCCATCGCCATGAACCTCCTGTACCTCACGATGAAGTCAAAGTAGACTCAAGAAAGAACAAGGCAGAGCTGGAGAATGACAAGAAGCAGGCCATCCTTCCTGCAGGAGGTGTCCAAGAAAAGCCCAAAATAGCTGAGGAGCAAGGTCCCGCTCCAAATGTAGATGCTCGAAAAGATGACAAGGGGGATGAGAAACATGCAGAAGTTGCTGTGAGGAAGGAGGAAGTGGACCAGGGTGGAAAGGGCTTGTCAAATGAGGTGCTAGAGAAGCCTGTTGCAGAAGAAGGCCAAAAGCAGGATGAAGCTCTACTGAAGGACAAGGACAAGCTCAATCCTGTTAAGGATCATCTTGCAGGGAATGCAGCAGTAGTGGCCAATCAAGCTGTGGTTGCACAAATTGATAACGTGGGCAAACCTAAGGATGCTGCAGGGAAAG ctccacttcCTGAAGGAGAGCGTCATCCCGTGGCAGTCGACGTTCCAGCTGCAGACAGCAAAGATGCAGCCGATGAGAAGATGGACG AGGGCCAGCTTGACCATGCTGTGCTGCTGCAGGTGATCAAAGAGCAACAAGAGCAACAGAAGAGACTTCTTGACCAGCAGGAAAAATTATTGGCCGTCATAGAAGAACAACACAAGGAAATCCACCAGAAACAACCTGCTG gagctgctgctgatggtgataTGGAGAAAGGAAACCTCCAGGCACATTTGGACGTGGTGGAAGGTGGAGCAGCAAAACTCAAGGAGTCTGGCCTGGCATCAGACCAGAAGGTAGCAGAAGCTGGAGTTCAACAGCCTGGAGGAGGTGAGGCTCCTGCTGTCGCCCAAAATCAGGCACCAGCTGGTGATAGTGGTGCCCATGTGAGAGCTGATAAAGTAGCTGTTGCAGCAGCTTACAAGGAGGATGACAAAGCTGCACCTGTAAGAGACTCCCATCAGCAAAGTGAGCTGGGCGCGAGGGGTGTGCCACTAGGAAAGCAAGGATCTGATGACCATCAGCTTATGGTTCAAAATGATCAGGCAGCAAACCtgaaagatgataaaaaaagcCTTGATAGAGAAAAGAAGACATTGGAAAATCTTCAAAAAGAAAGACTGGAGCATGAAATTAAGGCAAAACTGGAGAAGGAAGAGCTTGAGAAGATTATAAAAGAAAGAATGGCTAAAGAAAAGGAGTTGGAGAAGGAAAGACTTGAGAAAGAAATGATAGAGAAAGAAGTGCAGGCAAGACTGGAAAAAGAGCAGCTGGAAAAGGATAGACAGGAGAAGCTCGCAATACAACAGCAATTAGAGGAGAGAGCTGAGAAGGAAAGGATAGAAAAAGAAGTTCAAGCGAGGGTGGAAAAAGAACGACTGGAAAGAGAAGCAAGAGAGAAGCTGGTCAGAGAACAAGTGCTAGAGGAGAAACTTGCACAGGAGAAAGCTGCTCAGGAGAAAGTCCAGCAGGAGCCACAGAAAGCAGAAAGTGAAGTAGTTGAGAAGGTGAAGAAAGAGCAGCAGGCGGAGGAAGCCCAGGAGAGGCTTGCCCAGCAGCAGCAAGTCATAGAAGCCAAATCTGCTGAAAAAGCTGCACATGGGGGTGAGGAAGCAGCTGGTGAGTCTTTGAAGAAAGGAGGTAGGGACCTCAAAGTAAACGCTGCGGCTCAGGCAGACTCCAGAGAAGAGGTCGTAGACGTTTCCATCAAAGCCTTGCCTCGCCTGCAGGGCTCCCATGAGAAGGTGAGGGACCAGGGAGACCCGGATTTAAAGCGGAGGCGTAGAGCGCTGGGACCCAGAGCAGCTCCAGCTCCCCTGGAGGACTCAGAGATGTCCAGGGGGGTTCCTGGGCTGGAGCCCCTACTGGAACTGGGGGGCTCGGACTTGCATGCCGCCTTGGAGCAGCAGTTGCTGGCTGGGGCAATGGTGCACTCACGGCAGATTAAACAGGCCTCAGAGGATGATGGAGCGAAATAA